CTGGAGTACAGGCCGATATTGGCCAGGATGCCCAAGCCTACCGGCTTGAAATGATAGCCCTGGGTCTTGATGACATTGTCCAGAAAAGCCTGATGCTGGAAGTAATTGGCGTCCAGATCCTTGCTGGCCAGGGCCACATTGGGCGTGGTCCAGTCGGAAAACTCCACCACATCCACGTCCAGCCCCTGCTTTTTCGCCTCCTGCGCCGCCACCTGCACCGAGTCGGCATAGGCCCCCGGTGTAACACCTATCTTCAATGCCGCCGCCAGTGCGCCTTGCGCCAGCAGCAGGCCGACCAGCGCCAGCGCACCCAGTTTCTTCTGGTGAAGTTTCATGATTTTCCCTTGTGTGTGTGATGTTGTTTTGGTTTCCTGTCGCGTCAGCGTGGCCGGTAGCCCGCCGCCGTATGGCGCGCCGGCAGGCGGTCGCCCTCGGCAAACAGCTTGTGGCGCAGGCTGCCTTCGGCATAGGCCGTCTTGTAACTGCCGCGGTTTTGCAGTTCCGGAATCACCAGGTCGATAAAGTCTTCGTAGCTTTCCGGCGTCACGGTGCGGGACAGGTTGAAACCATCCACGCCCACCTCGTTGACCCAGCTTTCCAGCTCGTCTGCCACACTGGCGGCATCGCCCACCAGCGTCGGGTAACGACTGCCCAGCCGGAAGCGCTCCAGCAGCTTGCGCCGGGTCAGCTGGTTGGCAGCGGCGGTTTTGGCTGCCGACTGGATGGCATTGCTGCCACCGTATTCAATCGGGTCATCCAGGCCATAACGGCTGAAATCCACCCCGATGCTGCTGGCAAAGTGTGCAAGGCCCGCTTCCGCGCTGGCGTACTGCCAGTAGTCGTCAAACTTTTCCTGCGCCTCGGCCTGGGTTTGTCCCACCACGGCGGCGATGCCGATGAAGATTTTCACATCCTCGGCACGGCGACCGGCGGCCACCGCCTGACGACGGATGTCCTGCACCAGCTGGCGCGTCTTGTCCTTGTCCTGCGCGGCAATGAAGATGCCCTCGGCGTGGCGGGCGGCAAACAGCTGGCCACGGTCCGAGCTGCCGGCCTGAAACAGCACCGGCGTGCGCTGGCGCGATGGCTCGCACAGGTGATAGCCATCCAGCTGGTAGAACGGCCCCTGATGGCTGATGCGGTGGATGCGGCTGGCATCGGCAAACACCCGCGCCGCCTTGTCGCGCCGCACTGCCTCGTCTTCCCAGCTGCCTTCCCACAGCTTGTACAGCAGTTCCAGATAATCATCGGCACGGTCGTAGCGCTGGTCGTGTTCGTCCTGGGTGAGCAGGCCCATGGCGCGCGCGCCGCTGTCCAGATAGCCGGTGACGATATTCCAGCCCGCGCGGCCACCGGTGAGGTGGTCCAGCGTGGACATGCGCCGGGCAAACAGATACGGCGGTTCGTAGCTGAGATTGGAGGTGACGCCAAAACCCAGATGCTGGGTCACCGCCGCCATGGCAGGCACCAGCAGCAAGGGGTCATTGACCGGCAACTGGATGGCTTCGCGCGCGGTCAGGTCTATCGACTGCTGGTACACATCGTAAACACCGATGATGTCGGCGATGAACAGGCCGTCGAACAGGCCGCGCTCCAGCGTCTTGGCCAGCTCGGTCCAGTAAGACAGCGTGTTGTAGTCCACCGAGTTGTCACGCGAGTGGGTCCACAGGCCGTGGTTGATGTGGCCGACGCAGTTCATGTTGAAGGCGTTGAGCAGAATCTGTTTTTTCGCCATGTCACAGCGCTCCGTGCCGCGGCGGCAGCACATCGTTCAGCACGTAATTGCCGATGGCGTGGAATTTCCAGCGCAGCGGGTCGTGCAGGGTGTGCACGCGGGCATTGCGCCAGTAGCGGTCCAGATTGCGCGCTTCCAGCGTGGCGCTGGTGCCGGCCAGTTCGAACAGCTGGCTGCCGGCCTGCAAGGACACTTCGGTGGTCAGCACCTTGGCCTCCGCCACCGCCACCGAGGCTTCGGCTACGCTGCGCGCATCGGGGAAAGCCTGTGCCTGCAAGGCATCCAGCACCCGCCCGGCGCGGCGCAGCAAGGCATCGGCCGCCCGCAAGCGCACCCGCAGATTGCCCACCCGCTCCAGCAAGAGCGGGTCGCGGCTGGCCTTGTCCACGCCGGAATCTATCCAGGGACGGGCATGCTCGCGCACATAGTGCAGGGCTTCCTGGTAGGCACCACGCGCCTGGCCCAGGTCGATGGCGCAATGCAGGATCTGGGCAAACGGGCCGATGGGGGTGGGCCGGTCAAACGAGGCCTTGAACGGGACAATCCACTCCGGCTCCACCCATACCTGGCTGAAGCTGACCGAGCCACTGCCGGTGACGCGCTGGCCGAAACCGTCCCAGTCGTCGGTAATCTCCACCCCGGCACTGTCGCGCGGGATGAAAGCCAGATAGCTGTCCTGGTTGTCATCCACCACCAGCGTGGGAATCCACTGCGCATACAGCGCGCCGGTGCAATAAAATTTCTGACCGCTGACGCGATAGCCCTTGCCCTCCGGCGTCAGCCGGGTGCGGCGCTGGTAGTCCTTGTGGCCGATTTCGGCCAGCGCATTGCCAAAACGCACGCCTGCGAGCGCCAGGCCGTAGAAAAAGCGCTTTTGTTCTGCGCTGCCACCCACGCGCAGCACTTCCAGCGCGTAGAAATGGTTTTGCGGAATCTGCGCCAGCGAGCCATCCGCCGCGCTGATGGTGGCAATCACCTCGGCCAGCGTGACGGCGGACACGCCGGCACCACCATATTTGCGCGGCACGGTAATGCCCCACAGCCCGCTCTGGCTGTAGCCTTCCAGCTCGGCCCAGGGCAGGATGCGCTCGCTGTCGCGCCGGGCGGCGTCGCGGGCAAATTCGCCAGCCCAGTGGCGGGCCAGTTGCAGCGCTTCTTCATCGCTGTCGATACGGTGGGCCGCCTGCGGCTTGGCCTGCTGGCCCTGCACCGGGCGCAATGCAGCCAGTTCACTCATGCTGCTCTCCTTTCAATTCCATTGATGACGTGCCGGAAACACGCCGTTCAGGCTGTAATTGCCAATGGCGTGGTACTTCCAGCGCACCGGGTCGTGCAGGGTGTGCACGCGGGCATTGCGCCAGTGCCGATCCAGCTGGTGGCGCGCACGGGTGGCGGCCGAACCGGCCAGCTCGAACAGCTTTTCACTGGCTTGCAGGGCAATTTCGGTGGTCAGCACCTTGGCTTCAGCCACCGCGATGGAGGCTTCGGCGCTGATGGCATCCGTCACCTCGCCCGTGCGCAGGCGGTCCAGCGTGCGTGCGGCATCGTCCAGCACTTCCAGAGCGGCATGCAGGTCGATCTGCAAGCGCGCCACCGCCTGAATCACATACGGGTCGTCGCTGGCGCGGCTGACGCCGGAATCCAGCCAGGGCCGGGCATGCTCGCGCACGAACAGGATGGCGTCACGCAAGGCAGCCTCGGCAATGCCCGCGTCGATGGACGCCTGGATCAGCTGCGAAATGGGCCCGGTGAGATTGGGCCGGTCCGCCAGCTGCCATACTGGCAACAGCTGCGCCTCTTCCACCTTCACCTTGTCAAAACGCACGGTGCCGCTGGCCGTGGTGCGCTGGCCGAACGAGGACCAGTCATCCACCACTTCCACGCCCGGCGCATGCCGTGGCACCAGCACCTGTACCGTCAGGCCGGATTCATCGCGGGCGCGGGTGGGAATCCAGTCGGCAAACAAGGCCCCGGTGGAATAAAAGCGCTGGCCGCTCAGGTAAAGCCCGTCCGCCTCACGGCTCAAACGGGTACTGAGCTGCTGCATGGGCTGTTTGCCCTTTTCCGGCCCGGCATTGCCCAGACGACGCCCGGACAGCACTTCGCTGTAGATGAAGCGCAGCTGGGCCGGCGTGGCCAGCAGGGGGAACAGCTCCAGCACGGCAAAGTGGTTTTGCGGAATCTGCCCCAGCGAGGGGTCGGCCGCGCACAGAATGCGGAACACCCGCGACAGCGTCAGCAGGCTGACGCCGGCACCGCCAAATTCGCGCGGTACGGTAATGCCGCCCAGGCCACTGGCGGAATAACGCGCCAGCTCGGCCCAGGGCAGGCGGCGCTCACGGTCGCGCACACCGGCTTCCACGGCAAACTCGGCCGCCAGCTGGCGTGCCACGTCCAGGGCTTCGGCATCGCTGCGGATCAGCGCAGCTTCTTGCAGGATTGCTTGTTGAGTCATGAATGGTTTCCGGCTTATTGACGATGATTGAGACGACGCGCCAGCACATCACCGGCGGTTTGCACCACGCTGACCAGCACCACCAGGCCGATGAGCACCGACACCATCACCTGGGTATCAAAGCGCTGATAGCCGTAACGGATGGCGACATCGCCCAGGCCACCGGCCCCCACGGCACCGGCCATGGCCGAGGAGCCGATCATGGCCACCAGGGTGATGGTGAGGCCGGAGACGATGCCCGGCAGCGCTTCGGGCAGCAGCACATGCCACAGCACATCGCGCTTGCGCCCGCCCATGGCCTGCACCGCTTCAATCAGCCCGCGGTCCACTTCGCGCAGGCTGACTTCGGCAATACGGGCAAAAAACGGAATACCGGCCACCGACAGCGGCACCACCGCCGCCCACACGCCGATGGTGGTGCCCACCACCAGCCGGGTGAAGGGCAGCAATACCACCAGCAGAATGATGAAAGGCACCGAGCGGAACACATTCACCACACTGCCCACGCCCCGGTTGAGCCAGGGGCGGGCGTACAGGTCGCCCGGACCGGTAGTCACCAGCAGCAAGGCCAGCGCCAGGCCGAAGATGGCGGATACCAGCGCCGACACGCTGACCATTTGCAGGGTCTGCCAGGCGGCAGTCAGATACAGATCAAAAGAATCAGGCATGGTCGACGTACCCCAGGATGCGGATATTGCCAGCCGGAATGGCCCGCTGACGGGCCAGATCACCCAGCCGGTTACGCGACTGTGGTGCGCAGGCCAGCACCAGCCTGCCCTGCGCCCGGCCCTGTATGCGTTCCACGCCGCCATGCAGCAGGCGGGTGGCCGGTCCCAGTGCCGCCACCAGCGGGCCCAGCGCCGGGTCCTGCCCGCTGACGCCATCCAGCCGCACATCCAGCAGCAGTTCCGACTGCGCACTGGCCGGTTCCGCCACAATGCGCCCGGCCACATCAGCAGGCAGTTCATGATTCAGCGAGGCCAGCAATGCGCGGGTGGCATCGGCCTGCGGTGCACCAAACACCTGCCATACCGGCCCCAGCTCCACCACCTTGCCCGCCTCCAGCACGGTCACGCGGTCGCACACTTCGCGGATAACAGCCATTTCGTGGGTAATCAGCACCACGGTGACCTTGAGTTGACGGTTGATATCGCGCAGCAGCGCCAGAATGGACTGGGTGGTTTCCGGGTCCAGTGCCGAGGTGGCTTCGTCGCACAGCAGCAGTTCCGGCTGATGCACCAGCGCGCGGGCAATGCCCACCCGCTGCTTCTGGCCGCCGGACAAGCGGGCCGGATAGACATCACGCTCGCCCTCCAGCCCCACCAGTTGCAACAGGCTGTCGACGCGAGCGTCAATCTCGGCCTGCGGCAGCCCGGCTATCTTCAAGGGCAGGCCGATGTTCTGTGCCACCGTGCGTGAGGACAGCAGGTTGAAATGCTGGAAAATCATGCCGATGCCGCGCCGCGCCTGCGCCAGCTGGGCTTCGTTCAGGCCGTACAAATCCTTGCCCGCCACCAGCACCTGCCCACTGCCAGGTGACTCCAGCCGGTTGATGGTACGCAGCAAGGTGGACTTGCCCGCGCCACTGCGCCCGATGATGCCGAAGATTTCGCCACGCTGGATGTCAAAGCTCACATCCTGCAAGGCCTGTACGCTGCGCCCGCCAGCCTGGAACTGACGCCCCACCTGCCGGAAACTCACCAGCGCCTCCCCGGCGGGTTCAGCCTCGCGCTGCCACAAGGCCGGGCCTTGTTCTACCTGTGGCCGGATTGCCTCTGCCAAAGCATTCATGCGCCTCTCCCTCACAGCCAGGCCGGGGCGTACAACTTGCCGAACACCTTGTCCAGCGAGGCACGCACCTGCTTTGATTGCTGATAGATGGTAATGAAGCGGCGGATTTGCGCATTGTTCACATCCTGTTTGCGCACCACCCATTGCAGGGCGTAAATCCTGTTTTCCAGCCCGTCAAACAGCAAGGCATTGTCCGGGTTGTCGCCCGCCAGCTTGAGGAAGGACGGATAGCCTTGGGCCAGATCCACATCATCCAGCGAGCGCGCCAGTTGCGAGGCTTCCAGCTGCACGATCTGCAGCTTGCGCGGATTGGCCACGATGTCCTGGATGGTGGCCTTGTAACCCAGGCCAGGCTTGAGCTTGATCAGCCCGGCTTTTTCCAGCAGCAGCAAGCCACGGCCGCCATTCACCGGGTCGCCGGCAATGGCCACCTTGCCGCCCGCTGGTATCTGGGCAAAGGACTTCCATTTGTGCGAATACAGGCCGATTTTCATGATGGTGCCGGGGGCAATCGGCACGAAGTCGTAACCGCCCTGCTTCTTGGCATTCTCCAGAAACGGAATGTGCTGGAAAT
The sequence above is drawn from the Aquitalea denitrificans genome and encodes:
- a CDS encoding LLM class flavin-dependent oxidoreductase, with protein sequence MAKKQILLNAFNMNCVGHINHGLWTHSRDNSVDYNTLSYWTELAKTLERGLFDGLFIADIIGVYDVYQQSIDLTAREAIQLPVNDPLLLVPAMAAVTQHLGFGVTSNLSYEPPYLFARRMSTLDHLTGGRAGWNIVTGYLDSGARAMGLLTQDEHDQRYDRADDYLELLYKLWEGSWEDEAVRRDKAARVFADASRIHRISHQGPFYQLDGYHLCEPSRQRTPVLFQAGSSDRGQLFAARHAEGIFIAAQDKDKTRQLVQDIRRQAVAAGRRAEDVKIFIGIAAVVGQTQAEAQEKFDDYWQYASAEAGLAHFASSIGVDFSRYGLDDPIEYGGSNAIQSAAKTAAANQLTRRKLLERFRLGSRYPTLVGDAASVADELESWVNEVGVDGFNLSRTVTPESYEDFIDLVIPELQNRGSYKTAYAEGSLRHKLFAEGDRLPARHTAAGYRPR
- a CDS encoding SfnB family sulfur acquisition oxidoreductase; the protein is MSELAALRPVQGQQAKPQAAHRIDSDEEALQLARHWAGEFARDAARRDSERILPWAELEGYSQSGLWGITVPRKYGGAGVSAVTLAEVIATISAADGSLAQIPQNHFYALEVLRVGGSAEQKRFFYGLALAGVRFGNALAEIGHKDYQRRTRLTPEGKGYRVSGQKFYCTGALYAQWIPTLVVDDNQDSYLAFIPRDSAGVEITDDWDGFGQRVTGSGSVSFSQVWVEPEWIVPFKASFDRPTPIGPFAQILHCAIDLGQARGAYQEALHYVREHARPWIDSGVDKASRDPLLLERVGNLRVRLRAADALLRRAGRVLDALQAQAFPDARSVAEASVAVAEAKVLTTEVSLQAGSQLFELAGTSATLEARNLDRYWRNARVHTLHDPLRWKFHAIGNYVLNDVLPPRHGAL
- a CDS encoding SfnB family sulfur acquisition oxidoreductase, translated to MTQQAILQEAALIRSDAEALDVARQLAAEFAVEAGVRDRERRLPWAELARYSASGLGGITVPREFGGAGVSLLTLSRVFRILCAADPSLGQIPQNHFAVLELFPLLATPAQLRFIYSEVLSGRRLGNAGPEKGKQPMQQLSTRLSREADGLYLSGQRFYSTGALFADWIPTRARDESGLTVQVLVPRHAPGVEVVDDWSSFGQRTTASGTVRFDKVKVEEAQLLPVWQLADRPNLTGPISQLIQASIDAGIAEAALRDAILFVREHARPWLDSGVSRASDDPYVIQAVARLQIDLHAALEVLDDAARTLDRLRTGEVTDAISAEASIAVAEAKVLTTEIALQASEKLFELAGSAATRARHQLDRHWRNARVHTLHDPVRWKYHAIGNYSLNGVFPARHQWN
- a CDS encoding methionine ABC transporter permease, encoding MPDSFDLYLTAAWQTLQMVSVSALVSAIFGLALALLLVTTGPGDLYARPWLNRGVGSVVNVFRSVPFIILLVVLLPFTRLVVGTTIGVWAAVVPLSVAGIPFFARIAEVSLREVDRGLIEAVQAMGGRKRDVLWHVLLPEALPGIVSGLTITLVAMIGSSAMAGAVGAGGLGDVAIRYGYQRFDTQVMVSVLIGLVVLVSVVQTAGDVLARRLNHRQ
- a CDS encoding methionine ABC transporter ATP-binding protein, which gives rise to MNALAEAIRPQVEQGPALWQREAEPAGEALVSFRQVGRQFQAGGRSVQALQDVSFDIQRGEIFGIIGRSGAGKSTLLRTINRLESPGSGQVLVAGKDLYGLNEAQLAQARRGIGMIFQHFNLLSSRTVAQNIGLPLKIAGLPQAEIDARVDSLLQLVGLEGERDVYPARLSGGQKQRVGIARALVHQPELLLCDEATSALDPETTQSILALLRDINRQLKVTVVLITHEMAVIREVCDRVTVLEAGKVVELGPVWQVFGAPQADATRALLASLNHELPADVAGRIVAEPASAQSELLLDVRLDGVSGQDPALGPLVAALGPATRLLHGGVERIQGRAQGRLVLACAPQSRNRLGDLARQRAIPAGNIRILGYVDHA
- a CDS encoding MetQ/NlpA family ABC transporter substrate-binding protein, producing the protein MQSSTIKSSRWGGVLATLLLAVSTLAVAGPNGIKVGVSSTPQIESLQIAVKEAKAQGLNVELVEFSDWNTPNAALANGDIDVNYFQHIPFLENAKKQGGYDFVPIAPGTIMKIGLYSHKWKSFAQIPAGGKVAIAGDPVNGGRGLLLLEKAGLIKLKPGLGYKATIQDIVANPRKLQIVQLEASQLARSLDDVDLAQGYPSFLKLAGDNPDNALLFDGLENRIYALQWVVRKQDVNNAQIRRFITIYQQSKQVRASLDKVFGKLYAPAWL